Proteins encoded in a region of the Larimichthys crocea isolate SSNF chromosome XVI, L_crocea_2.0, whole genome shotgun sequence genome:
- the hs3st3b1b gene encoding heparan sulfate glucosamine 3-O-sulfotransferase 3B1b: MEYSLVCHSLYALWSSPVKKKLILLSIMFLIWVYMLYSCVGYCSTMPSLVVDSYRGKETGSAVGKRTESSSSSSSRTDLVSRLLAKPQPWEDIESDYEEPSIRTAASRDLLNNELETDRTDDWDEMRGDQQQRAPEPSAMSSFSNGSGSKKLPQAIIIGVKKGGTRALLEFLRVHPDIRAVGAEPHFFDRNYENGLEWYRELMPKTLEGQITMEKTPSYFVTREAPARISAMSRDTKLIVVVRDPVTRAISDYTQTLSKKPDIPSFESLTFKNRTTGLIDTSWSAIQIGIYAKHLDNWLQYFPMDQILFVSGERLISDPAGELGRVQDFLGLKRIITDKHFYFNQTKGFPCLKKAEGSSKPHCLGKTKGRTHPNIDPEVVQRLRDFYRPFNMKFYQMTGHNFGWD, from the exons ATGGAATATAGCCTGGTGTGTCACAGCCTGTATGCCCTCTGGTCTAGCCCCGTGAAGAAGAAACTAATACTGCTCAGcatcatgtttttaatctgGGTATACATGCTGTACTCCTGCGTGGGCTACTGCTCCACCATGCCAAGTTTGGTGGTGGACAGTTACCGGGGCAAGGAGACTGGCTCGGCGGTGGGCAAgaggacagagagcagcagcagcagcagcagcaggacggACCTGGTGTCCAGACTGTTGGCCAAACCGCAGCCGTGGGAGGATATAGAGAGCGACTACGAGGAGCCGTCCATCAGGACCGCCGCGTCCAGAGACCTGCTCAATAACGAGCTGGAGACGGACAGAACCGACGACTGGGACGAGATGCGGGgagaccagcagcagagagcaccgGAGCCAAGCGCCATGTCCAGCTTCTCCAACGGCTCCGGGAGTAAGAAGCTGCCGCAGGCGATCATCATCGGGGTGAAGAAAGGAGGGACCCGGGCTCTGCTGGAGTTTCTCCGGGTTCATCCGGACATCAGAGCCGTGGGAGCGGAGCCGCACTTCTTCGACCGCAACTACGAGAACGGACTGGAGTGGTACAG GGAGCTGATGCCCAAGACCCTTGAAGGCCAGATCACCATGGAGAAAACCCCCAGCTACTTTGTGACCAGAGAGGCTCCAGCCAGGATATCCGCCATGTCCCGGGACACCAAGCTGATCGTGGTAGTGAGGGACCCCGTCACCAGGGCTATCTCGGACTACACGCAGACATTGTCTAAGAAGCCTGACATTCCCTCGTTCGAGAGCCTCACCTTCAAAAACAGGACTACGGGGCTCATCGACACCTCGTGGAGTGCCATCCAGATCGGCATCTATGCCAAACACCTGGACAACTGGCTGCAGTATTTCCCCATGGACCAGATCCTGTTCGTGAGCGGCGAGCGCCTAATCAGCGACCCGGCCGGTGAGCTAGGTCGCGTGCAGGACTTCCTGGGTCTGAAGAGGAtcatcacagacaaacacttctACTTCAACCAGACCAAGGGTTTCCCGTGCCTGAAGAAGGCTGAGGGCAGCAGCAAGCCCCACTGTCTGGGCAAAACCAAAGGGCGGACCCACCCGAACATTGACCCTGAGGTGGTGCAGAGGCTACGGGACTTCTACAGACCCTTCAACATGAAGTTCTACCAGATGACAGGACATAACTTCGGTTGGGATTGA